A window of the Lactuca sativa cultivar Salinas chromosome 7, Lsat_Salinas_v11, whole genome shotgun sequence genome harbors these coding sequences:
- the LOC111905146 gene encoding uncharacterized protein LOC111905146, producing the protein MDAPEMPQLIGDMEHDNRSDDDFCNSILSRFSNSTDPQHHHLCSMIGDISQGLKDLNHPLTPLAYFGATCTSLDKLSSSDPNPPSHHIDALISIISMVLPRISSAVLRKESDYVSGLITRIILSNGVTDSVVASGLKCISHLLIVGHRMNWSDVSHLFGVLLGFIADSRPKVRRQSHICLRDVMQGFRETPVLSPASEAIASTFERFLLLAGGSNTNTSEGSRAQEVLYVLDALKDTLPLMSVKFSTKILNYFKSLLALHQSAATRRITDALYLLCLQPTVEVSPEVLMDLLCSLAVSVSSNEMSGDNLTFTARLLDSGMKKAFSLNRQTCVIKLPVVFSAFRDILASEHEEPLVVAMEALKSLIHTCIDDSLIKQGVDQIKTSGRKSGPTIIEKLCATVESLLDYSYAAVWDMSFQVVAAMFDKLGEFSSYFLKATLKSLEDIQKLRDEDLPYRKQLHDCMGMAVIALGPETFLRFLPLNLEAEDISNANVWLFPILKQNIVGARLSFFNESLLDTIRILKLKSAKHEQEGRIHSARSIDGVIYSLWSLLPSFCNYPLDTAESFSDLEKALCHSLRQEPDFCGVICSSLQTLIRQNKRIVDGESQSQPSDNKVSVCEQRAVSRYTLEVATCNLDVLRSSARDILSTLSGIFMKSDKDDGGSLQKTIGEFASIAEKGVVSRFFKTTMQKLLKVTEEAGKAQNTKNSTSMEVDQSSNENTLSQTRVQLYDLAVALLPGLGVKEVDLLFVAIEPALKDTDSSIQKKAYKVLSTILEHADGFIARKLEDLLKLMFEVMHSCHFSAKRHRLDCLYFIIVHVSKDESEQMKREIVASFLTEIVLGLKEANKKTRNRAYDIIVQIGHACVDEDKGGNKENLYSFFNMVAGGLAGETPHMISAAVKGIARLTYEFTDLVSTAFSVLPSAFLLLQRKNREIIKANLGLIKVLVAKSQAEGLQMHMKGMVEALLSWQSTNKSHFKAKVKLLLEMLVKKCGIDAVKEVMPEEHMKLLTNIRKTKERNERKYAANTEETKSRMSKATTSRMSRWNHTKIFSDDETEDGNSDDMHTHAVSGRRSLVNSKNPSIRSKRAGKRLPEDDFDRLEDEPLDLMDREKTRLSLRSSQSLKRKLQSEDEPEIDDDGRLIIREEDTAGGKVKREVAEEYDARSEMSGGNKSRKGGEKRRKVESGWAYTGGEYKSKKAGGDLKRKGKLEPYAYWPLDRKMVSRRPEQRAAARKGMSSVVKMSKMMEGQSVSNALKMKAFKLKKKGKKRHA; encoded by the exons TACCGATAGCGTCGTGGCTTCTGGCTTAAAGTGCATCTCGCATTTGTTAATCGTTGGTCATAGGATGAACTGGTCTGACGTTTCTCATTTATTTGGAGTTCTTCTTGGATTTATTGCAGATTCGCGTCCCAAG GTAAGAAGACAATCACATATCTGTCTCCGTGATGTAATGCAAGGCTTCAGGGAAACACCAGTGTTGTCACCTGCTAGTGAAGCCATTGCAAGCACCTTTGAGAGGTTTCTTCTACTTGCTGGAGGATCAAATACAAACACTTCAGAAGGTTCTAGAGCTCAAGAGGTCCTATATGTTCTTGATGCTCTGAAAGATACTCTTCCCCTTATGTCTGTCAAGTTCTCAACAAAGATTCTGAACTACTTCAAATCTCTTCTAGCACTACACCAATCTGCAGCTACACGCCGAATTACAGATGCTTTGTATTTACTTTGCCTCCAACCAACTGTAGAGGTCTCTCCTGAAGTACTGATGGATTTGTTATGCTCATTAGCTGTCTCAGTCTCTTCAAACGAGATGTCTGGTGATAACTTGACATTCACTGCACGACTGTTGGATTCAGGGATGAAGAAAGCTTTTTCTCTTAACAGACAGACTTGTGTTATCAAGCTTCCTGTTGTTTTCAGTGCTTTCAGAGATATTTTAGCTTCTGAGCATGAGGAGCCTTTGGTTGTTGCTATGGAGGCACTCAAGAGCTTAATACATACATGCATTGATGATAGCTTAATCAAGCAGGGTGTAGATCAGATTAAGACAAGTGGGAGAAAATCTGGGCCCACCATTATTGAGAAACTGTGTGCAACAGTTGAGAGTTTACTTGATTATAGCTATGCTGCAGTCTGGGACATGTCATTTCAAGTTGTGGCTGCAATGTTTGATAAACTAGGTGAATTCAGCTCTTACTTCTTAAAGGCCACTCTTAAGAGCTTGGAAGACATACAAAAGTTGCGTGATGAAGATCTTCCTTACAGGAAACAGTTGCATGATTGCATGGGAATGGCTGTAATTGCATTAGGCCCTGAAACCTTCTTAAGATTTCTACCTCTAAATCTAGAAGCTGAAGACATCTCTAATGCCAATGTTTGGCTTTTCCCTATCTTGAAGCAAAACATTGTGGGTGCCCGTTTAAGTTTTTTCAATGAATCTTTGCTTGATACAATTCGAATATTGAAGCTGAAATCTGCAAAG CATGAGCAAGAAGGGAGAATTCATTCTGCTAGAAGCATTGATGGAGTTATATATTCTTTGTGGTCTTTATTGCCTTCATTTTGCAACTACCCTCTTGACACTGCTGAAAGTTTCAGTGATTTAGAAAAAGCATTATGCCATTCCCTTCGTCAAGAACCTGATTTTTGTGGAGTAATATGCTCCAGTTTACAGACTCTCATTCGACAAAATAAAAGAATAGTGGATGgggaaagtcaaagtcaaccctctgaTAACAAAGTCAGTGTATGTGAACAACGTGCAGTTTCCCGCTACACTTTAGAAGTTGCAACTTGTAATTTGGATGTGTTAAGGTCCTCTGCACGCGATATTTTGTCTACACTATCTGGAATTTTCATGAAATCTGATAAAGATGATGGTGGATCTTTACAG aaAACAATTGGTGAATTTGCATCTATAGCTGAGAAAGGTGTAGTCTCAAGGTTTTTCAAGACCACAATGCAGAAACTATTGAAGGTCACAGAAGAGGCTGGAAAAgcacaaaatacaaaaaattcAACTTCTATGGAAGTAGACCAATCATCGAATGAGAATACATTATCACAAACAAG GGTACAATTATATGACCTGGCAGTTGCACTTTTACCTGGGTTAGGTGTGAAAGAAGTTGACCTTCTATTTGTTGCTATAGAACCTGCATTGAAGGACACTGATAGTTCAATTCAAAAGAAGGCTTACAAAGTTCTTTCAACAATCCTTGag CATGCTGATGGTTTCATTGCAAgaaagcttgaagatttactcaaACTGATGTTTGAAGTGATGCATTCATGCCATTTTTCAGCCAAAAGACACAGACTTGACTGTTTATATTTCATAATTGTCCATGTCTCAAAGGATGAATCAGAACAGATGAAGCGTGAAATTGTTGCTTCTTTTTTGACAGAAATTGTACTTGGACTCAAAGAG gctaacaagaaaacaagaaatagggcatatgatattattgtccaAATTGGTCATGCGTGTGTGGATGAAGATAAGGGTGGAAACAAGGAGAATTTGTATAGCTTTTTCAATATG GTGGCTGGTGGCTTAGCTGGCGAGACACCTCACATGATCAGTGCAGCGGTCAAAGGCATAGCTCGTTTGACTTATGAGTTTACTGATCTTGTATCCACTGCTTTCAGTGTTCTTCCATCCgcttttctccttcttcaaagAAAAAACAGAGAGATAATTAAA GCGAATTTAGGTTTGATAAAGGTATTAGTTGCAAAATCACAAGCTGAAGGGTTGCAAATGCATATGAAGGGCATGGTGGAGGCTCTGCTGAGCTGGCAGAGTACGAACAAGAGTCATTTTAAGGCAAAG GTGAAGCTGCTGCTTGAAATGCTTGTGAAGAAATGTGGGATTGATGCTGTTAAGGAAGTTATGCCTGAAGAACATATGAAGCTGCTTACTAATATTAGAAAG ACAAAGGAACGGAATGAGCGAAAATATGCTGCTAACACTGAGGAAACCAAATCTCGTATGTCAAAAGCAACCACCTCCAG GATGAGCAGGTGGAATCATACAAAAATATTCTCTGATGATGAAACTGAGGATGGGAATTCAGATGACATGCATACACATGCGGTTTCTGGTCGACGCAGCTTGGTCAACTCCAAGAATCCTTCAATCCG GTCCAAGAGAGCAGGGAAGAGGCTACCAGAAGACGATTTTGATCGATTAGAGGATGAGCCGTTGGACTTAATGGACCGTGAAAAGACGAGATTGTCCCTGAGATCATCTCAGAGTTTAAAGCGGAAATTACAGTCAGAGGATGAGCCAGAGATAGATGATGATGGACGGCTTATAATACGCGAAGAAGACACGGCGGGGGGAAAGGTGAAACGCGAGGTGGCGGAGGAGTATGATGCGAGGAGTGAGATGTCGGGAGGTAACAAGTCACGGAAAGGAGGGGAGAAGAGGAGGAAAGTGGAGAGTGGGTGGGCGTATACGGGTGGGGAATATAAGAGTAAGAAGGCGGGTGGGGATTTGAAGAGGAAAGGGAAGCTGGAGCCGTATGCTTATTGGCCGTTGGATCGCAAGATGGTCAGCAGGAGACCCGAGCAGCGGGCAGCTGCCCGGAAAGGGATGTCAAGTGTTGTCAAAATGTCCAAGATGATGGAAGGCCAGAGCGTGTCCAATGCCTTGAAAATGAAGGCCTTCAAGTTGAAGAAGAAAGGGAAAAAAAGACatgcttaa
- the LOC111905154 gene encoding 3-oxoacyl-[acyl-carrier-protein] synthase II, chloroplastic — protein sequence MEASASSLVCTWIVAACMSVSCQNDQHPSLLSSKPQATNTRWARKRRLLSKCNASASANANANTSFPGFGRLTATNTIEGFMSSCLSPCDRYNSSNGFSLSSSDFFGAASLFRSGNVHLGGRRRRPLRSGEAMAIAIQPSMETVTKKKPPTKQRRVVVTGMGVETPIGNNPNDFYNNLLEGVSGISEIEAFDCSNYPTRIAGEIKNFSTNGWVAPKLSKRMDRFMLYMLTAGKKALADGGITEDQMDELDKTRCGVLIGSAMGGMKVFNDAIEALRVSYRKMNPFCVPFATTNMGSAMLAMDLGWMGPNYSISTACATSNFCILNAANHIIRGEADMMLCGGSDAVIIPIGLGGFVACRALSERNNDPAKASRPWDTGRDGFVMGEGAGVLLLEELEHAKKRGATIYAEFLGGSFTCDAYHMTEPHPQGAGVILCIEKALSQAGVAREDVNYINAHATSTPAGDLKEYMALLHCFGKNQDLRVNSTKSMIGHLLGAAGAVEAVATIQAIRTGWIHPNINLDNPDEGVDTKVLVGPKKEKLEVKVALSNSFGFGGHNSSILFAPFQ from the exons ATGGAGGCATCCGCCTCTTCCCTGGTTTGTACATGGATAGTAGCGGCCTGCATGTCTGTCTCTTGCCAAAACGACCAACATCCCTCGTTGTTGTCTTCTAAGCCACAAGCAACCAACACCAGATGGGCTCGCAAACGGAGACTCTTATCTAAATGTAACGCCAGCGCCAGCGCCAACGCTAACGCCAACACCTCTTTTCCTGGTTTTGGACGATTAACTGCTACCAATACCATTGAGGGTTTCATGTCCTCTTGTTTATCTCCATGCGATCGATACAATAGCTCCAATGGTTTTTCACTTTCCTCTTCTGATTTTTTCGGTGCTGCTTCCCTTTTCCGATCCGGAAATGTTCACCTCGGTGGCAGGCGCCGCCGCCCCCTCCGTTCAG GTGAAGCAATGGCTATAGCCATTCAACCTTCAATGGAAACAGTGACAAAAAAGAAACCACCAACAAAACAAAGGCGAGTGGTAGTTACAGGAATGGGTGTTGAGACCCCAATTGGTAATAATCCAAATGATTTCTATAACAATTTGCTAGAAGGTGTCAGTGGCATTAGTGAAATTGAAGCTTTTGATTGCTCCAACTATCCAACT AGAATTGCTGGAGAGATAAAGAATTTTTCAACAAATGGATGGGTGGCACCAAAGTTATCCAAGAGAATGGATAGGTTTATGCTTTACATGTTAACTGCTGGAAAGAAAGCTCTTGCAGATGGAGGGATAACTGAAGATCAAATGGATGAATTAGATAAAACCAGATGTGGGGTTCTAATTGGCTCTGCTATGGGGGGTATGAAG GTTTTCAATGATGCTATAGAAGCTTTAAGGGTTTCATATAGAAAAATGAATCCTTTTTGTGTACCCTTTGCAACTACTAACATGGGGTCCGCAATGCTGGCCATGGATCTG GGATGGATGGGTCCAAATTATTCCATCTCTACAGCTtgtgccactagcaacttctgtATATTAAATGCAGCAAATCACATCATCAGAGGTGAAGCT GACATGATGCTTTGTGGTGGCTCAGATGCTGTCATTATACCTATAG GATTGGGAGGATTTGTGGCATGCAGAGCTTTATCTGAGAGAAACAATGACCCTGCAAAAGCATCACGTCCATGGGATACA GGGCGTGATGGATTTGTTATGGGTGAAGGAGCTGGAGTTTTATTGTTGGAAGAACTTGAGCAtgctaag AAAAGGGGTGCTACAATCTATGCAGAGTTTTTAGGTGGAAGTTTCACTTGTGATGCTTATCATATGACAGAGCCTCATCCACAAG GTGCTGGTGTGATTTTATGCATAGAGAAGGCGTTATCTCAAGCTGGGGTGGCGAGGGAAGATGTGAATTACATAAATGCCCATGCCACATCAACGCCAGCTGGAGACCTTAAAGAATATATGGCTCTCCTTCATTGTTTTGGGAAGAACCAAGAT TTGCGAGTGAATTCTACAAAGTCCATGATTGGGCACCTTCTTGGAGCAGCTGGTGCTGTGGAAGCTGTTGCAACTATACAG GCAATAAGGACAGGTTGGATTCACCCAAATATCAATCTTGATAATCCAGATGAAGGCGTG GATACAAAAGTGTTGGTGGGGCCAAAGAAAGAGAAACTGGAAGTGAAGGTGGCGTTGTCTAATTCATTTGGATTTGGGGGTCACAACTCTTCCATATTATTTGCACCTTTCCAATAG